The sequence GACCTGGACCACGACGAGAAGCACCGCCGTCCCGGCGATGCCGATCCCCATCGCGAGGCGGGCTCGCTGCGTGGCGAGGAGGAGCGCCATGCCGCTCAGCACCGCGGCGAGCAGGAGCCCGGTCGGCCGGACGAGCGCGTCGAGGCCGAGGCCCGTGAACGTCGGCTCGATCCAGGCGATGAGCCGACCGGGTGGGAGGAGCAGCACACCGAGGGCGAGCGCCGCCCCCGCTCCCAGCGGACCGACCAGCCAGCCGAGGCTCACGCGGGAGCGAGCGTCGACGAGCAGGGCTCCGACGAGGAGCGCCGTCGCGGGGAGTGCGGGCAGCGAGTAGTGCTCGAGCCGCGAGGGCGCCAGAGCGAAGAAGCCCACCACCACCGTCACCCAGGCCGCGAGCAGGCCGACGGCGGGTGCGCGCGCGGGATCGTCGCGGGCCGTGCGGTAGGTCCACACGCCCGCCGCCGGGAGCAGGAGGCTCCAGGGGAGGCCCCGCGCCGGGAACATGGCCAGGAAGAAGCCGAGCGAGTCCGGGAGCGAATCGCGCGGCAGCTTCTGGTCGAAGAAGAAGAGCACGTGCTGGTTCACCACGTAGTCCCAGAGGAAGCCCGGGTTGCGGAGCGCCGCCAGCGCGTGCCAGGGGCCGGCGAGGACGGTCAGCACGGCGATCCCGACCGGCGCGTGGAGCGCTCGCAGGCGAGCGATCAGGGTGCGTGGACGGAGGACGCCTTCCCCGGCCTCGGTCGCGGCGATGATTCCCGCGGGAAGTACGACGGCAAGGAGCCCCTTGTCGAGCATCCCCAGTCCGATCGTCGCCCACAAGGCGACGGCCGTGAGGACCCCGCCGCCGCGTCGCAGCCGGACGTACCAGTAGAGCGCGAGCGTGATGGCGAGCACGAGCACCATGTCCGCGCGCAGCAGCCGCGACTCGACGAAGAAGCCGACGCTGGTGGCGAGGAGCAGCGCCGCCGCCACGCCCGCGCCCTCGCCGAACAGCAGCGCGCCGAGGGCACCGGTCACCGCGACCGTGCCGAGCCCGGCAAGCGCCGGCCAGAGGCGAGCGTGCTCCGTCGGTCCGGTGAGGGTGAACAGCGCCGCAGAGAGCCAGTACATGAGCGGCGGCTTGGTGAGGAACGGCTCATCGTTCATGCGAGGCGTCACCCAGTCGCCGCTGGCCAGCATCTCGCGCGCCGGCTCGGCGAACATCCCTTCCGTGTCCGAGAACCCCGGCCGCCCGAGTCGCCAGAAGAAGAGCGGAGCGACGACGACCAGGACGGCGACGAGCCGCCGGCTCATGCGCCGCAGTACGTGGCCGCCCAGAGCTGGAACATGAGCAGCGTCCAGAGCTCCTTGCGATGGTTGGCCGTGCCGCAGAGGTGCCGGTCGAGCAGCGCGGACACGTAGCGGGCATCGAATATGCCCTGGCGGCGCAAGCGGCCGGGGGCGAGCATGTCGGTCAGCGGGTCGCGCAGCTCCCCCCGCAGCCAGGCTCCGGTCGGCACACCGAACCCGTGCTTGCGACGCCGCGTCACGCGCGCCGGCAGGACGGCGCGGGCCGCCCGCCGGAGGAGCGGCTTCGTGCGCCACAGACCGGCGCGGAGGTCTACGGGAAGGCCGAGAACGTACTCGGCGAGGCGGCGGTCGAGAAAGGGTGCACGCACCTCGAGCGCGGTCGACATCGACGAACGATCAGCCTGCACGAGATTGTCTTCGGAGAGGTAGAAGATCAAGTCCAGCGCAGTCGCGATCTCTCGGGCGGACCGCGGTCGGAGCGGCGCGATCCCGTCGTACGCCTCCTCGTAGGGCTCCGGGTCCCGGATCTCGCGGTGAACGTCCGGGACGAGCAGGCGGCCGAGCGTCTCGGGCGCGAAGCTCCCCATCCAGCGCAGGTGTCGCTCGAGCGCAGGCCGTCTCGCCTCGCGCAAGAAGCGGCGCAGGGCGAAATCGAAGCTCAGGTAGCGGTGCGAGGTCGGCAGACGCCCGGCGGCGGCGACGAGCGCGCGATGTAGCACGGGCGGAACACGCGCGTACAGATCGGCGGCTCCATGGGCGGTCTGGGTGGGATAGCCGCAGAACAGCTCGTCGCCGCCATCTCCCGAGAGCGTGACGGTGACGTGCTGCCGCGCCAGCCGGGCGAGGAGCACGGCGGGCAGCGCGGTGGCGTCGGCGAAGGGCTCGTCGAAGAAGCGTGCCACGTCGGGCAGGAGCTCGCGCGCCCCGCTCGGCGTCAGGACGACCTCGTGATGCTCGGTGCCGAGCCTCGCGGCGACGTCCGCGGCCGCTGCCCGCTCGTCATAGGTCGACTCGCCGAAGCCGATGGCGAACGTCTTGACGGGGCGCGGCGACTCGGCGGCGGCCAGGGCCGTGACGAGGCTCGAGTCGAGTCCGCCCGAGAGAAAAACCCCCCAGGGCACGTCGCAGACCACGCGGCGGCGTACGGACCGGCGCAGGAGGTCGAGGACGCCCTCGGCGGCCTCCCGCATCGTCGGCCGGATGGCCCGCGGCGCCGGGGGTGTCCAGTAGCGGCCGCCGGTCTCCGAGCCGTCCGCGCTCACGGCCATCCAGTGAGACGGCGGCAGCTTGCGCAGCGCACGGAAGATCGCACGCGGAGCGGGCACGTAGTCGTGGGTCAGGTAGCGAGCGAGCGCCTGCCAGTCGAGCTCGCGCGAGACGCCGGGGTGCATCAAGAGCGCCTTCGGCTCGGAGGCGAACAGCAACGTCCGTGGCAGGCGCGCATAGTAGAGCGGCTTCTCCCCGAAGCGATCGCGGGCGAGAACGAGACGCTGCAGGCGCCCGTCCCACAATGCAAAGGCGAACATGCCCTCGAGGCGCTCGAGGCACGCCGGCCCCGCGTCCTCGTACGCGTGCACGATCACCTCGGTGTCCGTGCGCGTCGTGAAGAGGTGTCCCTTCCCCCGCAGGTCGTCCCGCAGCTCCCGGGCGTTGTAGATCTCCCCGTTCGCCACCAGCCGGATGGATCCGTCCTCGTTCACCAGGGGCTGCTGGCCCGTCACCAGATCGACGACGCGGAGACGCCGTGCCGCGAGCCCGACGCAGCCGTCGGTCCAGATGCCGCGCTCGTCCGGCCCCCGGTGCGCGATGGCGGTGGCCATCGACTCGAGGACGTGCCGCGACGGCGACGTGCTCCCGTCGAGCTCGAGGACTCCGACAATGCCGCACATGGCTGCCGCCGTAAGGCTAGCGCCGCTTCCATGAAGACATCATGAAGCCGCCGGCCCTCGGGCGGTCCCCGCTTTCCGGCGGGTGTGCCGCTCGGCTATAGGAGGTGCTCCCCGCCAGGGCGATGAGACTGCTCGTGATCGAAGACGACCGCGCCCTCCTCGCGGCATTGGGCGACGGGTTGACCGCGCGCGGCTTCGCGGTGGACCGCGCGCCGAGCGCCGAGACCGCCCTCGACCTGCTGCACGTGAACCCCTATGACCTCGTCGTGCTCGACGTCGGGCTCCCGGGCATGGACGGCCTCTCCCTGCTCCGGGCCCTG is a genomic window of Deltaproteobacteria bacterium containing:
- a CDS encoding phospholipid carrier-dependent glycosyltransferase, with the protein product MSRRLVAVLVVVAPLFFWRLGRPGFSDTEGMFAEPAREMLASGDWVTPRMNDEPFLTKPPLMYWLSAALFTLTGPTEHARLWPALAGLGTVAVTGALGALLFGEGAGVAAALLLATSVGFFVESRLLRADMVLVLAITLALYWYVRLRRGGGVLTAVALWATIGLGMLDKGLLAVVLPAGIIAATEAGEGVLRPRTLIARLRALHAPVGIAVLTVLAGPWHALAALRNPGFLWDYVVNQHVLFFFDQKLPRDSLPDSLGFFLAMFPARGLPWSLLLPAAGVWTYRTARDDPARAPAVGLLAAWVTVVVGFFALAPSRLEHYSLPALPATALLVGALLVDARSRVSLGWLVGPLGAGAALALGVLLLPPGRLIAWIEPTFTGLGLDALVRPTGLLLAAVLSGMALLLATQRARLAMGIGIAGTAVLLVVVQVAHERVEALFSWRPFAQMIHDRAPNGARVFFRASDEYQLCGGLEYYLRQPLDLLAPPGWVPPTFLAGRAERLFTSPAEVGRIWREGAAFWVSDDVAPPGAEGKLAPAPHALVARAGSRVLLQAQ
- the asnB gene encoding asparagine synthase (glutamine-hydrolyzing), translated to MCGIVGVLELDGSTSPSRHVLESMATAIAHRGPDERGIWTDGCVGLAARRLRVVDLVTGQQPLVNEDGSIRLVANGEIYNARELRDDLRGKGHLFTTRTDTEVIVHAYEDAGPACLERLEGMFAFALWDGRLQRLVLARDRFGEKPLYYARLPRTLLFASEPKALLMHPGVSRELDWQALARYLTHDYVPAPRAIFRALRKLPPSHWMAVSADGSETGGRYWTPPAPRAIRPTMREAAEGVLDLLRRSVRRRVVCDVPWGVFLSGGLDSSLVTALAAAESPRPVKTFAIGFGESTYDERAAAADVAARLGTEHHEVVLTPSGARELLPDVARFFDEPFADATALPAVLLARLARQHVTVTLSGDGGDELFCGYPTQTAHGAADLYARVPPVLHRALVAAAGRLPTSHRYLSFDFALRRFLREARRPALERHLRWMGSFAPETLGRLLVPDVHREIRDPEPYEEAYDGIAPLRPRSAREIATALDLIFYLSEDNLVQADRSSMSTALEVRAPFLDRRLAEYVLGLPVDLRAGLWRTKPLLRRAARAVLPARVTRRRKHGFGVPTGAWLRGELRDPLTDMLAPGRLRRQGIFDARYVSALLDRHLCGTANHRKELWTLLMFQLWAATYCGA